GAGGGTCTTGTTAAAAGGCTTCACAAGGTGGGTTAGCCTCATTTTAGCAGAGCGACTGAATTTGCTGGTtgtatgaaaaatgaaaaatagCGGTGACTGTTTGCAGACAGATGCAGGTCCAGCAGTGGTCGTGCTCCCCTGGTTCACACCTGGTTCACCCCTGGTTCACCCCCACCCTGTCTCTGTACTTCAGGTGCTGAGGCCCTTCCTTCTGCGGCGTATCAAAGTAGACGTGGAGAAACAGATGCCCAAGAAGTATGAGCATGTTGTGCGTTGTCGCCTCTCCAAAAGACAGCGCTTCCTCTACGATGACTTCATGGCACAAGCCTCGTGAGTGTGTAGAATGCCTTAATGATGGTGACGAGACATTTTCTAGGGCCTTGTGGAAAAGAAGGACTAGGCTTATGgattttgattttgtttttcattGGTTATTGAGTGGTAGGTAATATTTGTCTGGGTGGTGCTCGATtaaccccaccaccccccccccccccccccagtacaAGGGAGACTCTGGCCAGTGGCCACTTCATGTCTGTGATCAACATCCTGATGCAGCTGCGTAAAGTGTGCAACCACCCCAACCTCTTTGACCCACGGCCCATCCAGTCCCCCTTCATCATCCAGCCCGTCATCTACTCCACCGCATCCCTGGTCTTGAAGGCCTTGGAGGTTTCCCCTTTCCAGGTGAACATTTTTAGACTGGTGACTACCCAGTGCCTCTAAAGGTGTATCCATTCCAACTTTCATTGTCCATTTGTTTGCTGGAATGAAGCTGTGTactaatgtttgtttgtttttctttctgctCCCACAGCGCTGTGATCTCTCTATGTTTGACCTGATCGGTCTGGAGGGACGTGTATCCCGTTACCAAGCGGACGTTTACCTTCCTCGCAGGAGAGTGAATCGTCAGCTGATTCAGGAAATCATGGAGTCCCCTGAGCCTCCACCCAGACCAAAACCAGTTCGCATGAAGGTCAACAGGTAAGACATTCACGGTTCACTGTCCATTTGAATAAATATTGCTTGACAGATGATACTGTCATCAGAAGGGTTTGCGGGCTGTAATCCAACAATGTATTTTGAACATGTTTATGTAAAGGATGTTGCAGCCACTTCCCAAATCCGATGGGCGTTCAGCGGTGACAGCTAACACCCCAAGGCCTACGTGTCCTGTTTCTCCTGCTGTCCAGCCTCCAAGACCCCCTCTAATCACAGAGGTCACCCCTTCTCAGGCCCCTCAAGGTCAGCAGTGCTCCGAGCAGCCGGTTCCTTGTATATAGAAGTGACACCAGGTTGTCATTGcctgtccctcactctctctggtTGGGTTTCAGTGTGTCCCGTCACCCCCGTTGCTGCTCCGCGAGCGCCCCTGTGTCCGAGCGGCTCTTCTGCTGGGGCCGCGCTTAGACCCAGCGCTCCTCACCCAGCTGTGGCTGCTCGACTCCCGGTGACCTCTGCTGCCCCGGTGGTGTCTGTTCCCACTCAAACCTCCAGTAACGTCATGACCCAGAGGGTCCTTCTTAGCCCGGACATGCAGGCTAGATTACCATGTGAGCTCACCACACCATTATTTTGCTTTGTAATACagtgtattattattgttattattatcattGATCTTATATATTCAAAATGGATATTTTGTGTTTTGCAGCTGGGGAGGTGGTGAGTATTGCCCAGTTGGCCTCCTTGGCGGGCCGTCCTGTGTCGTCCAGTCAGGGCAGTAAACCCGTCACCTTCCAGCTGCAGGGGAACAAGCTCACGCTGTCGGGCGCCCCACTGCCCACGCCCCAGCCACGGCCCGTTCAAGGTGAGCGTGCCCGTATGCCTCCGCACGCTTGCATGAACGGCCACGGGGAAGGGTTATTTCCTGCACGCTTGTAGCCTGCAAGTGTTCGTGCGGTCTATGGCCTAACGTTTTCTCCTATGGTTGTGCCCTTTAGGGAATGTAATGCATCTGGTTTCCAGCGGTGGGCAGCACCACCTTATTAGTCAGCCAGCTCAGGTGGCAGTCCTCCATACACTTAGTCAGTCAGGTAGCAGCTCAGCAAATCCCAACCCTGCCAGCACAACCCCAACGTGCTCTGGACTAGCAGTACCCCTCACTGCTGCTCAAGGTACTGGTGCTGTCCTTGAGTTTATCCTTACAGTCACTCGCACAGTGATGGCTACACAAGCCTGGGTACCAAACTACCTGTTACTCAGCAGAGCAGGACATGGGTAGTCTGGAAATGGTTGCATGGTTTTGGCTGGAAatggtgtttttaaaaaaaggcGGTGCCTTGTTGGGCATTGATAGAATAGTGTGTATCCGGAAAAGcagttttatttaaaacatgggCCGTATATAAACTTTATAATGTTACAACTACTGAAGGACACATGACTAATATTGGAGTGGTGAGTTTCAGGGAAGCCCTCTGGATCTTCATGGATGCTAATTTGTTTGTAAAAGCTCTTTCACCAACAAGTATATGCTGTGCTTATAGACACTGATATTTCAGTGCATTTCTTTCCTTTTACATTTGGAGTAAGACGCCACTTAAGATGTCACTTAACACTTTGAGACTTTTCACTGTGCTTTTGTGTCAACCGCAAGCTTAATTTAACAGGCATTTGGACATTGGATAAATGCTTACGGAATTTGCCGCAATTTCCAACAATGTTTTGCTTTGGATTCTTGCCTGAGCTTTTAAGAGCTAGAAATTGCCAGACCTAGTGATGATTTAGCTCTGCTACTGTAATCCATAGTATGGTGCCCAGTCCAAAGAATTGGCAGTTTGACCATGTTCAATCTCGAGTAAAAACATTAATATACCGTTTTTCATCCTTTCATTTAGTACCATCTTCCATGGTAAGTGGACCAGGAATTGTAAAGATTGTCGTGCGCCAGGCAGCAGGCAAAGAGAGTGGGCAGGTCCCCACTCTTGCTGTGCCTCCATGTCCCCGTGTTGCTCCGCCCCAGTCGGTCTTGCTCCACCCACATGGTACCCCAAGCCCTGCTCTCAGGCCGACTACTCCTCAACAGCCTCCCCAACGACCTCCTGCTTACGCTGCACCACCTCGAGCTCCTACCTCGGCCCCTGGCCAAACTCCGCCCCCTCGCCCTGTGCTAAAGGTGGTACAGGGATCGGCGCCGAGCACTGGGCTAGGTGAGAGGACACTAAGTAGGATTTGTAACAGtattacctgtgtgtgtgtgttatacagtAGAATCTTACTGGCTTGTTTTGAGTTTAAGCCTAATAACTTTGTGTTGCGTGGTGACCTCTATACTGCTTCTTGTTCCTGTAGCCAAGGTGAATGCTTCGTTAGGCAGTGAGGAGAGCAGCAGTAGTGATGTCCTCACTCTCCGTATGGGCAGTGTGAGGCCTGCGTCCTCCTCTCAGCGCCCCAGAGTccagcctccacctccaccacgatCCCCCTTCTACATGGTATAAATTAAACATTCTTGCACAATAATATGGTTGCTCGGGGCATGTATATACTTTCAATCTCCACATCTAAAATTCAAGCCTCATCTGTCATTTAATCTCAAGATGATGCATCTTGGCCTTTGTTCCCTTTCTGACAGTCATGGCTTTCAGACTGCCGCAAGTCCCAGAGAAATGACCGGATCTCTCAAATCATTCGGGTCAATGAACTGCACTGCAATACCAAGCCTGTATATGGGAAAGAAGTGCTGGCCTTCCTCACCTTCCTGACGGGAGTCGGTCCCACTCCGGCCCGCCCCGTCCCCAACAGTTGGAGCCACTCAGGGTACAGCTCTTGTCTCACTGCTCAGTCACAGCTAACGAGGGACTATCTGGACCAGAGCAAGATCCTGCGGCAGGCCATCCACAACTCCGAGGAGAGGCTTCGCTCGTTGTCTGAAGTCATGGAGCggtatgtgtttgtttttttattttattttattttttactattttATCGTCAAACCCTGCTGCGCAGAGGGGACACTTCGGTTCAGACGTGTCCATGTTTCGCATACAAATTGCCCTGTAGCTGTTGCCCTTCCTCACTCCGCAGGTTCACGTTCGTCATCCCTCCAGTGGAGGCGAAGCCCATCACTATGCACTGCTGCCATCCACCTCCTTCTCTTGGTCACAAGCAGGCTCTGTTCTCCTCCATGTTGTCGGCCCACGTTTCTCCCCTCACACGTATGCTGCACAGCATTCAGTGCAGTATGCGTACTCAGTTCCCTGACCTGAGACTTATCCAGTATGACTGTGGTGAGTACCTCATgatcaccccaccccacccccccagctcATGTAGGGTTTCAATGATGTCAGCACTGTGACTTGTGAACATTTTTAGCAGTAGTATGACTGCAGTTTCCAATATGAGTTCTCATGGGTTGTAACAGTTTTTTTTGGTTTGTATTTTAGGCAAGTTGCAAACACTCCACCTCCTGCTTCGAAGGCTGAAGGCTGGAGGTCACCGAGTGCTCATTTTCACCCAGATGACCCGCATGCTGGATGTGCTGGAGCAGTTCCTCAACTACCACGGACACATCTACCTACGGTTGGACGGCAGCACACGAGTGGAGCAGAGGCAGGTAAGTGATTTGGGAGCTTTCTGATGGTTGTATGCGATCCCTTAACTATCAATATTTCAGCCACTTTTAGTTATTTTTGTTTCACAACCAAGGTTTCATTTTAatcaaaattatttattttctctGCTTCTCAGGCCCTCATGGAGCGCTTTAATGCAGACCGCCGCATCTTCTGTTTCATCCTGTCCAcccgtagtggtggtgtgggggtgaacCTGACTGGGGCTGACACTGTGGTGTTCTATGATAGTGACTGGAACCCCACCATGGACGCTCAAGCCCAAGACCGCTGCCACCGTATTGGGCAAACTAGAGATGTTCACATCTACAGGTACCTGCTGGAGTTGTGGAGATTTCATTTAAATCATTGGCCTGTAAAGATTTTGGACTCCTCAAAACAGTATGCCACATAGAAGAGAGGCTGGGCAGGTGCTTTTATGGAAGACAATGTCACGACATTTTGActtataaataaatagataaataatttTCATCTATTTTCTTTAGATTGATCAGCGAACGCACTGTGGAAGAGAACATTCTGAAGAAAGCCAATCAGAAGAGGATGTTGGGAGACATGGCGATTGAAGGAGGAAACTTCACTACTGCCTTTTTCAAACAGGTATGTTTTGTGCCTTTCTTCTTTTGTATTATGGCTGCCATAGTTGCTAATGTGGTTTATGTAAAACATGTTATCGATTTCTCCTCCTTACAGCAAACTATCCGTGAACTTTTTGATGTCTCTGAGGGGGAGAAGAAAGAGGCAGAGTCGAGTGTTCCCACATCAGATGATGAGGAGTCCATTAATAAACAACAAACCACTATTTTAGAGCAGGTAAGAGTCATTGAATTTTACAAATAAACATAGTCATTGTCATCTTGGCAAGCTTTGCTGCAGTTCTATTTGTTTCAAATGACTAAATGATTAATCAATCCTTCTATAAGGCTTTGTGTCGtgctgaggatgaggaggacatAGTGGCTGCTTCTCAAGCCAAAGCGGAGCAGGTGGCTGAACTAGCAGAATTCAATGAAAATATTCCTCTGGATGATGGCGAAAGCAGAGACCATGAAGAGGAGGAACTGTCTAAGGCTGAGCAGGAAATTGCTGCCCTAGTTGAACAGGTAATCATTTGTCTTGATATGACTAACTGTCTGGCCTTTGACTGCTTCCATTGTGTCTTATCAATACTGTTATTCATCCCAACAGCTCACTCCCATAGAGCGATATGCCATGAATTTCTTGGAGGCGTCGCTTGAGGATATTTGTAAAGAAGAATTGAAACAGGCGGAGGTAAACTGGCATTAATTGAGAATGTACTAAGCTAAGATCGTCATGGTTGTAAATAATAGTATGGTAGTATTAATGCCATTTAATGAAATATTTAGATGTTAAAATACACAAATGCAATTGTCTCATCTTTACAATAGGAGCAAGTTGAAGCTGCGAGGAAAGGACTAGATCAGGCAAAGGAGGAGGGGCTAAAACTCCATCAGTCATCGGACAATGATGAGGAGGACTCCATGCCTCCCACTCCCGAGGAACATCCTTCAGCACGCcgcacacgcaaacacaaagAGAAGGGAGCCCCCTCTACGAGGGTCAGTGGCAGGCTTAGAGGAACACCTGCTAAAACGGGCGACGATGTGTCTACAGTACGCTCATCGTCAGAcatggagaaggggaggaggggggagatgCTGATCTCTGAGCCCAGTGTCAGTCGTGCCGGTCTCAAGTCCCCCCAGTCTAGAGAAGTGCCTGACAGACCTCGTATTGGTCTACGAGGGAGAGGGGCAACCAAAGAACCTGTGGCcttcccagcacacacccagcCAGAGCATTCAAAACTTCAAACCGATCAGCAACTCTCTGATTTAGAAATGACACAAGATTTAGTCCCCAAGTCCAGACAGGCACTATCCCCAAATCAGcagcccctctctccctcaaatTCAGTGGCTTCAGCTGCTGCCTCTCCATCAGTGGACAGAAGCTCTATTGGACACACTTCTGTACTGCCTTCACACAGAGAAACGGGAGATGAGCATGGAGCAGAGGCACACACTGATACTCCTATACCAGACATAGGAGAGCGGGGAGCGTCAATATCTATGGACTCCACCTGTTCTTCTGAACATCAGCTGGAGCAGGATGGCCAGAACTCACAGGCTTCTCCACACCCACGTTCACCACGTAAGCGTCAGACTGCTGATGGAGAGGTCTTAAGAGGCCTTCCAGAAGATTCCCCATCTGCTAAGGTTCTTAGGAAGCTTCCTGGCCGCCTGGTCACTGTGGTTGAGGAGAAAGAACCGAggcggaggaggagggggtgtagTATGAGTGGGGGCGTGCACACTGAGGGTTCATCAGAAGAGACAGAGCAGGCTGAATCGGCTCATGATGCACCCCCCTATTCTCCGGATCGAGTAAATCAACTGCTCAAAGAGAAGACTCTTCCTAAATCGCCTTCTGTGTCACCCTCTCAGACACCGCAAGGGCAGGATCAGGTCTCCCCATCGTCACTGTCAAGTCCGGGGAGAGGGTACCACCCATACTCTCCAACACACCATTCACCAGATATGCCTGTTCTTAGGAATTTACCAGTGCGTCGGCGCCTGGAGACGGAGTCTCGTATGGCTGCCCAGTTAGGAGAACAATACCCAGGCAGAGGAAGAGGCCTAGACCGACGCACTCCAGTGTCACCAAAGAAACAGGAACCTATTTCAGCTAAGGACAACACTGCCACCCCTGCTGTTGCTACTGATCCCAGTGCAGCCGATCCCAACGCAGCCAATACCATACCAGTGAAGCGAAAAAGGGGTCGACCTCCAAAAGCAACGTCTAGGCCACCAGAAGCCCCAGAACAAAAGATTCCTGTAGTTCAGAAATCAATAACTGAAGAACAAAGTCCGTCGCCCCCGATAATAAAACGAAAGCGGGGTCGACCTCGCAAAGATTCCACCATAAATATAGCAGATGGTGGTAAATCTGAACAAGCATCAAGATGTCCAACAACTTTTTCCCCATCTGTTGCACAAGAAAACCTTTCCTCTGTAGAAATTAATTCTCCTTGTTCTGTTGTTAGGCCTTTCATTTTGCCCTCTGACCCTGAGTGCCCAGTACTAAGCTCTCCATCTGATGTTCCTTCTGCATCATCTAAAGCTGCTGATTCTACACTCTCTCCTAAAACAGACACTCAGTCCACTACACTCATTCCTAAATCTCCAGCACCAAATGAATCTCAGATAAAGCTAACGTCCACATCGCAACTCTCCTTTGGTGATGATCACACCACGCTGAATGTTAAAGCTTCACATTCTGATTCTCCAACTGGTTCAACATTGACTTCACCACAGGCAATTCCTACAGAAAATATTACtccaacaaacacaaaaccttCGTCTTCACTACAGCCTGCTGTTCCCATAAGTGAGACGTGTGCTAACTCTGTGCCAGCCCAACAACCTGCTCCTTCATCTACAGTACCCGTTTCTCAAGATAGTCAAATCTACACCGTGTCTTCAGAACTGACAGCTATTACAAGCAAAGACGCGGTTCCAGAGCCATTGCTGAAATCCAATCAGAGTGCTTCACTGCAAGACTCAACCTCATCGATGGAATTAGTGATGCAGCACCTTGAAAGCAACTTGGCAACAGCAGTCCCTCCTGATACCTCTGTTGGTCCCACTAGAATTAGAAGCCCTCCGCATTCTTCAGCCACACCTGCAGAAACGTCTAGTGAAGTTATATCTATACCGACCATGATCACTGACCACCTTCAGCCTTCCTCAATACCGACTCCTGAATTGTCCCAGCCTTCCATTGCACTCAGCACACCAGAAGCTGCACAGGAATGTACATCTAATCCTAACCCGCCAAAGACTGCTGCACCTCAGTGTCAGGCAAAATGTGAACCAACAATAACATCTACATCTTTAAGCCAAATCTCTGTAACCTCTGCACCTTCCCCAGCATCCCCTGACCAAATGACAGTTGATCCTCCTCTGTCATCTGTTTCCACTCAGAGCAGCACACACAAGCCTCAGTCCCCAGCAGAACAGAACATAACTGAGTCTGAGAAACAGCAAGGCCATAAAGTACCAGAGAAAGAGGGACTGATTGAAAGCAAAGAGGAAATGGAAATGGAAAATTCTGGAAAGCCAGAGCAAGTAGAGAGTGGTGATATTCAGTCTCAGGCCAAAAGGAAGAGAGTGGATGATCCAATGTCTGATGCATCACAGCCTACGTCCTCAATCTCGGAAGCAGTGATGCAAACTGCTCCTGAGAGCGACAGTTTGGATAAGCCACTAGAAGAAGAGTGTCAGACGGAGCGAGAAAACAGAGCCTCTGGCAAAAAAAGAAGCATTAGCAGACAAAGTAGTCAGGAATCTGTCCgatcctcctctccctcttctgtttcttcctgTGGCACTCGCTTGTCTTTGTCAAAAAAGGCTGGAGAGAGCAGGATGCCTTCAAAAAGAAAACGAGTGGAGACGGACTCAGAAAAGGAGAGTGCACACGGAGAGGCTCCTAAAGATCCAGTGACTCCTGTCAGAAGACGGTGTTCAaactcctcatcctcatcctcagacTCTGAAGACTCAAATGGCCAGAAGAGACGTCTTACTCGCTCATCACATAAGAATTTGGAGGAGTCTCAGAGTGACAAAGGTGAAGAAAGGACTAACAGATGCAGGAAGAGGTCAGATAAGAAGAGTCCTCAAGCTACCACAGAGGGGGAGTCCAGTGGAGTAACGTCTAATAGGACAACCCGTAAGTCCACAGGCCCCCAACCTGCATCACAGCTGGCCACTCCAACCTCACCAGAGCCTGAGGTGCTGGGCAAACGTTGTTCAGCCCTCAATGCTGCTGCCAAACTCTTGGCCATGAGAGGACGGGGACCAGATGCACCAAGTCCTAGCTTGAAGGGTAAATCCGCCGGACAGCAAACTGTCTCTGATAAAAGTACTAAACCTAGAGGCAGGCCAGGACAGGACTCCCCGAAAACAAATTCGGTTCATAAAACTGGTAGCGGTCAACATACCCCTACTAGTTCTACTGATTCCCCACAGTCGACCCCCGGGGCAAGTGTTTCTGCAGCCCGTTCTACTCGGCAGCGACCAGGCAATCTGGTGCCTCCTCTGGCATCTGAAAACAAACGGGcaaaaaaagaggaaaagaaaaagACCTCTGAGCAgaaggaggaggcggaggaCGAGAACAGGGAGACGAGGTCCTCAAGGGGTCACAGCGCATGCAGCAGTATAAGCAGCGAAAGAGCAAGCAGCAGGAGCCGGAGCAGTAGTAACAGCAGCCAGTGCGCGCACAGTCTGAGCTCCCGCAGCACCGGGCCACCACGTTCTCGCTCACGGGCTGCGTCCTCTGGCAGCGACACAGAGAGAGGCAAGTGCAGGCAGGAGAAAACGGGAGGGAGCAGAGGTCGTgaaagcaggagagagagacgatCGCAGAAGCATGAGAAGCCCGAGTTGAGCGCTGGGTCCAGCGAGGGGACCCCTGACAGGGTGCTACGGAGTGTTGCCGCCTTGGCCGCAGCCCAGGCACGGACTCCTGCTAGCAACACCcgctcctcctccacccaacacagGCACTCCAAGACTTGATCAGGACAAAAGGCAGAACTATGAGGTGGTGAAATTAACTAGTGAGAATTGCAGTGGAGAGGGGACACATTTTTACGGGTTTTGAGGAACAGGGATCAGTCTTTAAAACTTGCCATTCTTTAACACTGTCAGTGAGGAGGGGGTAGGATTGAGTCCGTTGCACTTTGCGATAAAGAGATGAACTCGCTTTTGGCGCATTCTCACCTATGTCAAGTTAAGCCATCTTCAGTGTGGAGAGGGGGCATCGATGCAAGACAGATGGGAGCAAAAAGGGTACCTGTTCAAAATGTGGGATTGCTGTCGTGGTGACTAGCTCTAGACAGTGCCTCACCATACTACAAGGACTTTGTAAAGCTGGGCAAGGGGCAAGAGTTGTTGTTAGTTCACACTATGTACTGTAATCAATTAAAGACTGGAATACTAAAAGAAGTATGTGTTAAGAATGGGTCACTTAGGTTGTACCCTTTATACAGAGTTTACTTGTGCTGCAGAGCGGATCGCGATACATCATTTATGCTACATTCAAATGATTGAGTGGGATTGTACAATTGTTATAACATTTTTAAACAGTTGGGTTCTgacaaaatgtttgccagccGTTGACTATTGTTTGTTTCAAGTCGGTTAATAAATTAAGAATGTTGTGGTTCCCTCCAGGGTATGAAGAACAGAACAGGTTGGCTAATGTGATTTTTGCTGCACTATGCTGGAGTTAGTCTTCACTCAGACCTTGTCTTGTGTAATTCTTTTCCCCCCCTGTTCATTACTTTTACATCCAGCCTGCATTTTTCATTTGCACATCTCACATGACCCTGGTGTGCATTATGATGGGGCTTTTTTAACTCAATCAGATATACTTTTCTGGTACCTCACACAGTATGTACAACTCTTGAGCTTGTGATGAATCTTGAAGTCTGCTTGTCATTCTTTCTGGCAATACAGATGTGAGGGGAAATCTTTTTCCATCTTTTCAAGGTATTAGTCTATGGTCTATTTTTGTTAACTTGTCAGTCTCACATCATTGTGACAAAGTGAGAGTGCCTGTTTATCCATGTAGGAGGTTCATCCCTGTATGCCTTGTTAAAGAAAGTTTgggattcaaacatttttaatgTTAAAAGTGTAATAAAGACATTTTCCATCCTAAACCACAAGAGGTACATCTCTGTTTGCAACCAAATTGAAAATGCCTCTTAAGTGTAAATTGCTGTTTTCAATAGAAGTCATTTTTATGGCAAGACTAAATGGAAATACTCTTGCAAGACCCTTCagtatggatttttttttctttctttgcttCTCTCCCAGCTGAACTTTGGCAGTCGATGGGTTGTCTTTGTCCCATTTTAAGGGAAGAGACGTCTTTTGGGGATTGCTGATAGAATGTGGTGATggtcttatttttattttgtttgtgtctAATTTGTTACATTCCTTATGTTCCCTTGTAATTCCGCATTGTTTTACTTGAAAGATTGAAACAACAAATGTCGGTTgaataaaaagaccaaaaataaATTTCAGTTGTCATTTGTTGCTGGATGCGTCTTCTGAATATTCATTGATCA
The genomic region above belongs to Brachyhypopomus gauderio isolate BG-103 chromosome 3, BGAUD_0.2, whole genome shotgun sequence and contains:
- the srcap gene encoding uncharacterized protein srcap isoform X1, with the translated sequence MEADMAEDTSMGHCQDWTPKSGVAGDIPALKTEKGPLAPENAYLEYKLETGQEEFSGTQHKAGESTHILPTQYSSAVSTTDKAADGDHKQPAGMQQSQNLPLAHSSPGGLLPNPDVQQDVQQPLAATIITACSEISSEPVNARNAMCALPSKEIGVGKEEHECSGTGAAEKQEQTYSEQCPNSAGSSRLSSSKGNGHGTPNDTDEGDGYLPKILHQPSLPAVETELASTTQRTTIPSVTLPHKTPSSSDQPENAQATQENQLTLSLDGDLFGSMAVTEVLYDISVEEPKVPGDGTCTLNVQAPRVTEGSHVLVCGSSDVIIKQNDCANSIQMTLYPDRQSDGSCLLSLTDKCTNSEGLDSNEPCLSQTSNDCLIQQGQESLQTDCKFSQIICLNDGFSTPDDINVGEKQDEGTEALSGLNTVEVKDFIDVGILMQPGMEDTWLVVSESSPLIDGQCESTEDAEMMDIDTETVVHCPQSQPSVAVYECTVPCFSSDAIHEDVKLLLPEKGDEDAADTHTFESLTGTLAGELDPLSSYPSSVFALHNASSCPKSVTLSPSERLPSVSSTQKELPQICKQNLVPKLFCSTFAISDAALINTLSSEQEEQVKLTENKPDVSCISLSSGAIDPKLLVLKRGETPLLKQPPSMLARTSRNQNPPVQSGAPIDGSGTLSAECLSENDSVREGTAVPAKMEGPANPPSFPVPHAPPNVTASFLKDEYNKEALIESEYSLGFKDHIPQDGPLSDPATSSPAQSRNLPPTSGAMWSSVCSAITEGNQSKQSPASQPCQDSMSLGGELEVEEQHLPVQHLAEKDAQHNASGQLDASVGESSDGEADSSIEAQTDDSIVMPSPAPNKHGQSKTDNRAFILKVRQWIAGRTTAGSTPSTSRTPSPPPPASSLGDWNQAHVDRASPLCGSHGKHTLPSQSSGGASQSDQTLTQRSRSEKHADMAELAKHEAEIEHRTLALKREGFWSLKRLTRVTEPVRPKVHWDYLCEEMQWLSADFAQERRWKRGVARKVVRMVMRHHEELRQKEERAKREEQAKLRRVAASIAKEVRAFWSSVEKVVQYKQQSRLEEKRKKALDLQLDFIVGQTERYSDLLSQSLQATPAPSTSVTPQNKPLNVADDEDRDFEPPCEEEDDEETIEVEEQQEGNDAETQRREIELLRQEGTLPLEQLLSTLTLPQDSASEEDASDASSSTVEDEDKEFSANEEDAEDMEDTIAAQEVIEGDGGHEEELDDLAREGEMSVEELLEKYRGAYTSDLEEPSASPDSSESEGTEEEEEEETEGDESDEDSGTSSDSAEGQDSDEEENAEAEESDDDDDDDDEDDGGEGMEILLREGDHSPSIPTSPRPKKEISHIAATAESLQPKGYTLATTKVKTPIPFLLHGTLREYQHIGLDWLVTMYEKKLNGILADEMGLGKTIQTIALLAHLACEKGNWGPHLIIVPTSVMLNWEMELKRWCPGFKILTYYGSQKERKLKRQGWTKPNAFHVCITSYKLVLQDHQAFRRKSWRYLILDEAQNIKNFKSQRWQSLLNFNSHRRLLLTGTPLQNSLMELWSLMHFLMPHVFQSHREFKEWFSNPLTGMIEGSQEYNEGLVKRLHKVLRPFLLRRIKVDVEKQMPKKYEHVVRCRLSKRQRFLYDDFMAQASTRETLASGHFMSVINILMQLRKVCNHPNLFDPRPIQSPFIIQPVIYSTASLVLKALEVSPFQRCDLSMFDLIGLEGRVSRYQADVYLPRRRVNRQLIQEIMESPEPPPRPKPVRMKVNRMLQPLPKSDGRSAVTANTPRPTCPVSPAVQPPRPPLITEVTPSQAPQVCPVTPVAAPRAPLCPSGSSAGAALRPSAPHPAVAARLPVTSAAPVVSVPTQTSSNVMTQRVLLSPDMQARLPSGEVVSIAQLASLAGRPVSSSQGSKPVTFQLQGNKLTLSGAPLPTPQPRPVQGNVMHLVSSGGQHHLISQPAQVAVLHTLSQSGSSSANPNPASTTPTCSGLAVPLTAAQVPSSMVSGPGIVKIVVRQAAGKESGQVPTLAVPPCPRVAPPQSVLLHPHGTPSPALRPTTPQQPPQRPPAYAAPPRAPTSAPGQTPPPRPVLKVVQGSAPSTGLAKVNASLGSEESSSSDVLTLRMGSVRPASSSQRPRVQPPPPPRSPFYMSWLSDCRKSQRNDRISQIIRVNELHCNTKPVYGKEVLAFLTFLTGVGPTPARPVPNSWSHSGYSSCLTAQSQLTRDYLDQSKILRQAIHNSEERLRSLSEVMERFTFVIPPVEAKPITMHCCHPPPSLGHKQALFSSMLSAHVSPLTRMLHSIQCSMRTQFPDLRLIQYDCGKLQTLHLLLRRLKAGGHRVLIFTQMTRMLDVLEQFLNYHGHIYLRLDGSTRVEQRQALMERFNADRRIFCFILSTRSGGVGVNLTGADTVVFYDSDWNPTMDAQAQDRCHRIGQTRDVHIYRLISERTVEENILKKANQKRMLGDMAIEGGNFTTAFFKQQTIRELFDVSEGEKKEAESSVPTSDDEESINKQQTTILEQALCRAEDEEDIVAASQAKAEQVAELAEFNENIPLDDGESRDHEEEELSKAEQEIAALVEQLTPIERYAMNFLEASLEDICKEELKQAEEQVEAARKGLDQAKEEGLKLHQSSDNDEEDSMPPTPEEHPSARRTRKHKEKGAPSTRVSGRLRGTPAKTGDDVSTVRSSSDMEKGRRGEMLISEPSVSRAGLKSPQSREVPDRPRIGLRGRGATKEPVAFPAHTQPEHSKLQTDQQLSDLEMTQDLVPKSRQALSPNQQPLSPSNSVASAAASPSVDRSSIGHTSVLPSHRETGDEHGAEAHTDTPIPDIGERGASISMDSTCSSEHQLEQDGQNSQASPHPRSPRKRQTADGEVLRGLPEDSPSAKVLRKLPGRLVTVVEEKEPRRRRRGCSMSGGVHTEGSSEETEQAESAHDAPPYSPDRVNQLLKEKTLPKSPSVSPSQTPQGQDQVSPSSLSSPGRGYHPYSPTHHSPDMPVLRNLPVRRRLETESRMAAQLGEQYPGRGRGLDRRTPVSPKKQEPISAKDNTATPAVATDPSAADPNAANTIPVKRKRGRPPKATSRPPEAPEQKIPVVQKSITEEQSPSPPIIKRKRGRPRKDSTINIADGGKSEQASRCPTTFSPSVAQENLSSVEINSPCSVVRPFILPSDPECPVLSSPSDVPSASSKAADSTLSPKTDTQSTTLIPKSPAPNESQIKLTSTSQLSFGDDHTTLNVKASHSDSPTGSTLTSPQAIPTENITPTNTKPSSSLQPAVPISETCANSVPAQQPAPSSTVPVSQDSQIYTVSSELTAITSKDAVPEPLLKSNQSASLQDSTSSMELVMQHLESNLATAVPPDTSVGPTRIRSPPHSSATPAETSSEVISIPTMITDHLQPSSIPTPELSQPSIALSTPEAAQECTSNPNPPKTAAPQCQAKCEPTITSTSLSQISVTSAPSPASPDQMTVDPPLSSVSTQSSTHKPQSPAEQNITESEKQQGHKVPEKEGLIESKEEMEMENSGKPEQVESGDIQSQAKRKRVDDPMSDASQPTSSISEAVMQTAPESDSLDKPLEEECQTERENRASGKKRSISRQSSQESVRSSSPSSVSSCGTRLSLSKKAGESRMPSKRKRVETDSEKESAHGEAPKDPVTPVRRRCSNSSSSSSDSEDSNGQKRRLTRSSHKNLEESQSDKGEERTNRCRKRSDKKSPQATTEGESSGVTSNRTTRKSTGPQPASQLATPTSPEPEVLGKRCSALNAAAKLLAMRGRGPDAPSPSLKGKSAGQQTVSDKSTKPRGRPGQDSPKTNSVHKTGSGQHTPTSSTDSPQSTPGASVSAARSTRQRPGNLVPPLASENKRAKKEEKKKTSEQKEEAEDENRETRSSRGHSACSSISSERASSRSRSSSNSSQCAHSLSSRSTGPPRSRSRAASSGSDTERGKCRQEKTGGSRGRESRRERRSQKHEKPELSAGSSEGTPDRVLRSVAALAAAQARTPASNTRSSSTQHRHSKT